Proteins encoded in a region of the Leopardus geoffroyi isolate Oge1 chromosome E2, O.geoffroyi_Oge1_pat1.0, whole genome shotgun sequence genome:
- the LOC123578832 gene encoding vomeronasal type-1 receptor 1-like: MASCEFVVGILFLFQTGTGLLGNSLLLYFYLLTLFTKHTQRRTDLILNHLAVANFLILFSRGIPQTLAAFCLDNFLGEAMCKIVFFTHRVARGVSLCTTCLLSGFQAITISLNNPTWAELKLRAPKFVQPSCCLCWILHLLINIVVPVKVTHPGSTRNITKRDFGLCSVKGSSSFISSLCAFLFTFLDILCLGSMGWASVSIVLFLQRHKQRVHYLHHTSLSPRASRETIATYTVLLLVSLFVSFYFLSSILSLYMTCFVNPSLQLVNIGTFLSACFPASSPYVLLSHEIKVFVSCKTKISK, encoded by the coding sequence ATGGCTTCTTGTGAGTTTGTagtggggattctctttctcttccagacTGGAACTGGGCTCCTAGGGAATTCCTTActcctttatttctatttgttgacTTTGTTCACTAAACACACTCAGAGACGTACAGACCTAATTCTCAACCATTTGGCCGTAGCCAACTTTCTGATCCTTTTCTCTAGGGGAATCCCTCAGACACTGGCTGCTTTTTGTTTGGACAATTTCCTGGGAGAAGCTATGTGTAAGATTGTCTTTTTTACTCACAGGGTGGCCCGAGGGGTTTCTCTCTGCACCACCTGCCTTTTGAGTGGCTTCCAGGCTATTACTATTAGTCTTAACAATCCCACGTGGGCAGAACTCAAACTGAGAGCTCCTAAGTTTGTTCAACCCTCCTGCTGCCTCTGTTGGATTCTTCATCTCCTGATAAATATTGTCGTGCCAGTGAAAGTGACTCACCCAGGGAGTACTAGAAACATTACAAAAAGGGATTTTGGATTGTGTTCTGTCAAAGGGTCCAGTTCATTCATAAGCTCACTCTGTGCATTCCTGTTTACCTTCCTTGATATTTTGTGTTTGGGATCCATGGGTTGGGCCAGTGTCTCCATAGTGCTCTTCCTGCAAAGACATAAGCAGAGAGTCCATTACCTTCACCACACCAGTCTCTCTCCCAGAGCCTCCCGAGAGACCATTGCCACTTATACTGTCCTGCTGCTAGTGagcttgtttgtttccttttactttctgtcCTCTATCTTATCACTCTATATGACTTGCTTTGTCAACCCAAGCCTGCAGCTGGTGAACATCGGTACATTCCTTTCTGCTTGTTTTCCAGCTTCCAGCCCCTATGTGCTCCTCAGCCATGAAATTAAAGTCTTTGTCAGTTGTAAGACAAAAATCTCCAAATAG